From Coffea arabica cultivar ET-39 chromosome 9c, Coffea Arabica ET-39 HiFi, whole genome shotgun sequence, one genomic window encodes:
- the LOC140014141 gene encoding uncharacterized protein, with protein sequence MPPLVEEDEEFEEIPAHGKVGMVARRALTTQAGRDDLQRENIFYSRCHVMDKLCSLVIDPRSCTNVASALMVERLNLPTSDHPRPYKLQWLNTSGESLLTNELGASLPSAIANLLQEYQDAPYRTNPEETKEQQRQVEDLLSKGWIQESLSPCAVLVLLVPKKDGGWRMCTDCRAINAITGIRVDQEKVKAINEWPIPTSVNEVRSFHGLASFYRRFVKDFSTIAAPLTAIIKKNVTFQWEEEQANVGIGAVLIQEGKPVAYFSEKLNGASLNYSTYDKELMALVRALQTWQHYLRPREFILHTDHESLKHIKSQTKLIKRHARWVAFIDSFAFVIKYKVGKTNAVADALSRRYTLITTLDTKLLGFEFIKDLYTADLDFGEIFTTLPRVTREHYSVSQGFLYYKGKLCIPMCSLRLLLVREAHGGGLMGHFGVAKTLSILQEHFYWSRMKRDVERHTQRTRQGHDSIYVVVDRFSKMAHFIPCHKTDDAKHVADLFFRDIVRLHGVPRTIVSDRDRVNLDGKKKAEFVRDLHTKAGANIEKRTLQYIQSANKGRRKMVFEPGDWVWIHMRKERFPIQRRNKLLPRGDGPFQVVERINDNAYKLDLPVSLQGIKVDKSNIKAIEQWPTPTSVPEMIKEIYTHDPDFGDIYATCVKNPHGKEAHSGGLMRNFGMVKTLAMLQEHFYWPHMHRDVERMSIKKDMEQQQATTDHSLLFAAMKNELRRISEQQMEELHTHFDELSRSLT encoded by the exons ATGCCTCCCTTGGTTGAGGAAGATGAGGAATTTGAGGAGATACCAGCTCATGGTAAAGTTGGTATGGTCGCAAGACGAGCTCTAACTACTCAAGCTGGTAGAGATGACCTTCAACGAGAGAACATATTTTACTCAAGGTGCCATGTGATGGACAAGCTTTGTAGCTTGGTAATTGACCCAAGGAGCTGTACCAATGTTGCTAGTGCACTCATGGTGGAACGATTGAACTTGCCAACAAGTGATCACCCCCGACCTTACAAACTACAATGGTTGAATACTAGTGGTGAG TCTTTGCTCACTAATGAACTTGGTGCTTCTTTGCCTAGTGCTATtgctaaccttttacaggagtaCCAAGAT GCACCATATAGGACTAATCCGGAGGAAACTAAGGAGCAACAAAGGCAAGTAGAGGACTTGCTTAGTAAGGGCTGGATTCAAGAGAGTCTAAGTCCTTGTGCTGTACTTGTCCTACTtgtgccaaagaaagatggaggatgGAGGATGTGCACTGATTGTAGAGCCATAAATGCCataacg GGAATacgagttgaccaagaaaaggtgAAGGCCATAAATGAGTGGCCAATACCAACCAGTGTAAATGAGGTAAGGAGTTTTCATGGCTTGGCAAGCTTTTATAGACGCTTTGTCAAGGATTTCAGCACCATTGCTGCCCCACTTACAgccattatcaagaaaaatgtgaCATTCCAATGGGAAGAAGAACAAGCTAA tgtaggtattggagctgtgCTCATTCAAGAGGGGAAACCAGTggcctactttagtgagaagtTGAATGGTGCTTCGTTGAACTACTCAACTTATGACAAGGAGTTGATGGCCTTGGTGCGAGCTCTCCAaacttggcaacactacctcAGACCTCGGGAATTCATACTCCACACTGATCATGAATCGCTCAAACACATCAAATCACAAACCAAATTGATCAAAAGGCATGCGAGGTGGGTGGCTTTCATTGATAGTTTTGCTTTTGTCATCAAATATAAGGTTGGAAAGACTAATGCAGTGGCGGATGCACTTTCTAGAAGGTATACACTAATCACTACACTAGACACTAAGTTGCTTGGCTTTGAATTCATTAAGGATTTATATACAGCTGACCTAGACTTTGGTGAGATTTTCACCACCTTGCCACGGGTTACTCGTGAGCATTATTCTGTGTCGCAGGGGTTCTTGTACTACAAAGGTAAACTATGTATACCAATGTGCTCCTTGCGACTTTTGTTGGTTAGAGAGGCTCATGGTGGAGGCCTCATGGGACATTTTGGAGTGGCCAAGACCTTGTCAATTCTCCAAGAGCATTTCTACTGGTCTCGCATGAAGAGGGATGTCGAGAGGCATACACAAAG AACTAGACAAGGGCATGATTCCATTTATGTGGTAGTTGATCGTTTCTCAAAGATGGCTCACTTCATTCCTTGccataaaactgatgatgctAAACATGTGGCTGATTTATTCTTTAGAGACATAGTGCGTTTACATGGGGTACCTCGTACCATTGTTTCTGATAGGGAT AGAGTTAACTTAGATGGTAAGAAAAAGGCTGAGTTCGTGCGGGATTTGCATACCAAAGCTGGAGCTAATATTGAGAAACGTACCCTTCAATACATCCAAAGTGCCAACAAGGGACGTCGCAAGATGGTgtttgaaccaggtgattgggtttggataCACATGAGAAAGGAGCGTTTTCCAATCCAAAGACGCAACAAACTACTTCCACGGGGTGATGGCCCATTTCAAGTTGTGGAGCGCATCAATGATAATGCCTACAAACTTGACCTTCCAG TGAGTTTGCAGGGTATCAAAGTAGACAAGTCCAACATtaaggccatcgagcaatggccaactcctacATCTGTCCCTGAG ATGATTAAGGAGATCTACACACATGACCCTGACTTTGGTGACATATATGCTACGTGTGTTAAGAACCCAcatggaaa ggaggcacatagtggtggtcttaTGAGAAACTTTGGCATGGTTAAGACTCTagccatgttacaagagcatTTCTACTGGCCTCACATGCATCGAGATGTTgagcgcatg agCATCAAGAaagacatggagcaacaacaagCAACCACCGATCACTCATTATTGTTCGCCGCAATGAAGAATGAGCTTAGGAGaatcagtgagcaacaaatggaggagttgcaTACTCATTTTGACGAGTTATCCAGAAGTCTCACATGA